The Algoriphagus halophilus sequence AAAAAACAAGCCAAGGGAACCGTGTTTGATGGAAACAGGAATCTGAAATTGGTGATACCCTGTTCCAAAGCAAATGGAGCGGATAGTGATGTTATCAAAGAATACCTTTGTTATAAGCTTTTTGAACCCATTACCCCTTATGCTTTTCAGACCAGATTAGTCAAAGTGTATTTTGATAATGAGGATGATAAGAAAGATGAGGAGGAGGAGCTGATTGGGTTTTTCATAGAAGATGATGACAATGTAGCAGATCGGTTTGGAGGAGAGATTCTGGATGGAAAAAAAATCATTGGAACCTTACTCGAAGATACTGCAGCAGTGCGTCATGATTATTTCCAGTTAATGATTGGAAATACAGATTGGTCCACCATGTACCAGCACAATATGAAAATCCTGAAATTAGACTCTAAAACAGTAGTTCCGTTGCCCTATGATTTTGATATGACGGGCATCGTAAACCCTCCTTATTCCCAGGTGAGTAATTTGGTGAATATTGAAATGGTGACAGAGCGACTGTATAGGGG is a genomic window containing:
- a CDS encoding CotH kinase family protein, which gives rise to MKSLLYGIGTCLVLLLFQLNGYSQEEIDLFSDQEPLEIKMKFSLKELRKQTNDSTYMDHNLQLKNEETGEWETLDIELRVRGNFRLDNCFYPPLRVKVKKKQAKGTVFDGNRNLKLVIPCSKANGADSDVIKEYLCYKLFEPITPYAFQTRLVKVYFDNEDDKKDEEEELIGFFIEDDDNVADRFGGEILDGKKIIGTLLEDTAAVRHDYFQLMIGNTDWSTMYQHNMKILKLDSKTVVPLPYDFDMTGIVNPPYSQVSNLVNIEMVTERLYRGYCREESLMQAIRQEFLELQPEIWARVEAHEAMMDKGDYRNFSSFLQEFFDIIGNDRAFESQVLMDCRK